The DNA region TCTTTTCGTGGCTCCAGTGGCAGCGACGTATCCTCGTGCGTTGGGAATACTACACCGCTAATTTCCTGGGCTTTGTACAACTCGCCTGTACCCTCATCCTGCTAAAGCAATTTTGAGATAGGTTCTAATGAAAACCTAGTCGATTTGATCATCGCGTTTTGCGTAAATACTAAGAATGATGCAGTTCTAGATCCGACTTGTGGGACGGGGACTTTCTTAATCCGCTCTTATGACCGCCTGAAGACCCTCGGAACGACAAGGCACCAGCAGTTGCTTGCTCAGATCTGGGGAGTGGACATTGCCCATTTTCCTGCCGAACTAGCTACAATCAATTTGTACCGAAAGAACATAGAAGATTACGCCAATTTCCCGCACATAATTGCCAGAGACTTTTTCGAAGTATTACCAGGACACATTCATGAATTCCCTGCACCCAAACCAGGCAAAGGAGACAAGGCTATCAAGGTCCCAATGCCACAGTTTCAAGCAGCTGTCGGCAATTTCCCATTCATTAGACAGCTGCTCATCGAGCGACAGGTACCTGGGTACAAGCAGCAAATCGCCCAAGTCTTATCAAATGAATGGCGGAAGGACTACCCTGATCTGTTTAGCAATGGCGATCTAAAGCTGTCAGGACAAGCAGACATCTACGCCTATATGTTCTTTCATACAGCTGCACATGTACAAGACGGAGGAAGGCTTGGATTCATCACTTCTAATTCGTGGCTGAATACATCGTACGGCTATGAGTTGCAGAAGTTTTTTCTGAAGAACTTCAGGCTGATTGCTATCATTGAATCTCGTTCTGAGGCGTGGTTCTCTGATGCTGCGGTGAATACTATTGTAACCGTTTTGGAGAAATGCAAGAGTAAGGAAGCGAGGGACGCGACTCCAACAAGGTTTATCCAGATCAAAACGCCTTTGGCAGAGGCGATTCCTTGGGAAATTCAACAAGCGGACAAACGATGGGGGGGGTTGGATAAGCTTGTCTCTCAGATCGACTCGCTGCCTGCACCTGCAGCTGGTGAAATTCTGACATATGAAGACTCAACACAGCGAGTCAGGTCAAGACGCCAAGGTGATTTACTTTCTGAACTTGAAGGAACAGGGCGGACCGCCAAGTGGGGAGTGTTCCTAAGAGCGCCACGTGTTTTCTTCGAAATGACGAAGCGACTGCTTGCATCCTTCACGCAACTGCAAGAGGTTGCGGCAATCCGACGGGGGTACACGGCCGGGATTAACGAATTCTTCTACGTGTCTAGAGAGACCATTGAGCATTGGCAAATAGAGCCGCAATTCCTAAAACCGGTCATTCGCTCGCCAAAGGAAGTTAGCTCAATCAAACTGGCAACCGGGGACGTGTCGCATAAGATTTTGCTCTGCCAGACCGACAAGGCCACTCTGCGTAAGATGAAGTGTCTAGGTATTCTGCGTTATATTCGATGGGGAGAGAGTCGCAGCACGAAGGAGGGTAAAAAATGGCCTGAAGTCCCTTCAGTCTCCGGACGACCACTCTGGTATAACTTGGGCGTGCGCGAACCAGGCACGATATTGCTTCAGATGATTACAAATGACCGTTTTTTTGCAGTGTATAACCCTAAACACATTCATGTGGATCACAACCTGTTCGAGGTATTCCCAAATGACTCGGCTGACGAACGAGGGCTTCTCGTCTATCTCAATTCGACAGTGTTCGCTCTCATTCGTGAAGTGGGAAGCCGGGTAAACCTCGGTGATGGAGCTGCCAAGACTGAGGGCATCGACTGGGAGCAAATGCCCGTTCCAGATTCACCGACCTTGAAGAAGCTGGGCGCGCATTGGCACCTACTTGAACGGATCATGAATCGTGCTATGCAGCCAATCGCTATTGAAGTGCGAAGGCCGGACCGCCAAACACTCGACGCAGCCGTCATGAAGACGCTCGGAATTGATGATCAGTCATTGCAGGAGATGCTTTATGAGGGGATTACGGGTCTGGTGGAGGAACGCATTCAGCTTGCCCAATCGCGCAAACGAGTGCGTATCCAAAAGGTCGCCCGCGACATTGAAAAACTCAAAGACCAAATCGTTGAAGATCTTTTTCCCGACGGCACCAAGAGATTCCCGGATGCCTTTGTGGACGCGAAAGCCATGACCAATGCCGAGGAAGTAAGCGTTCCTGATGGTACACTTCGACTTGGTCCTTCCTTCTTCGGGCGGTGTGAGGTCGTCAGTGATAATGGTCAACGCATCGAATTGGAGGATGAAGACACTGCTGCGTTCATAGTCTACTCTCAACGGCCCAATTTACACATCATCAGGATTCCTGCGAGTAGAGCGGCAGTTAGGCGCGCAAATACGCTGTATGAATCTTATCTGCAGAGAACCTGCAAGCTTGTGGAAGCGCATATCTTCGAAAGAACCCTGGATCACAAACTCTCAGAGCTTCTTACCCGACAAATTCTCGAGGAACTGGGTATAACTCTCGCTCGAAAATAGATTCCACCAGTATCGTCAGTCGGACTTTCGTGAACTACCCCCTACGCGCGGGATTTGATCTCTTTGATCAGCTCGTCGGTGAATTCGGTGGTGGAGCAACTGCCGCCGAGGTCGTTCGTCAAATGGTGCCCCATCGCCAACGACAACACCATCGCCTTCCAGATTCGGTCCGCCGCCTCCGGCTCGCCAATATGACGAAGCATCAACAACGACGAGAAAATAAGCGCGGTCGGATTGGCGATGTTCTTGCCTGCAATGTCCGGCGCGGTCCCGTGCACCGCCTCGAACACCGAGTACTCCTCGCCGATATTCGCGCCCGGCACCACGCCCAGCCCACCCACCAGACCGGCGGCGAGGTCCGAGACAATATCACCAAACAGATTGCCGAGCAGGAGAACATCGAAGCGCGAGGGGTCCATCACCAGATGCATGCAGAGG from Candidatus Zixiibacteriota bacterium includes:
- a CDS encoding N-6 DNA methylase; the protein is MIIAFCVNTKNDAVLDPTCGTGTFLIRSYDRLKTLGTTRHQQLLAQIWGVDIAHFPAELATINLYRKNIEDYANFPHIIARDFFEVLPGHIHEFPAPKPGKGDKAIKVPMPQFQAAVGNFPFIRQLLIERQVPGYKQQIAQVLSNEWRKDYPDLFSNGDLKLSGQADIYAYMFFHTAAHVQDGGRLGFITSNSWLNTSYGYELQKFFLKNFRLIAIIESRSEAWFSDAAVNTIVTVLEKCKSKEARDATPTRFIQIKTPLAEAIPWEIQQADKRWGGLDKLVSQIDSLPAPAAGEILTYEDSTQRVRSRRQGDLLSELEGTGRTAKWGVFLRAPRVFFEMTKRLLASFTQLQEVAAIRRGYTAGINEFFYVSRETIEHWQIEPQFLKPVIRSPKEVSSIKLATGDVSHKILLCQTDKATLRKMKCLGILRYIRWGESRSTKEGKKWPEVPSVSGRPLWYNLGVREPGTILLQMITNDRFFAVYNPKHIHVDHNLFEVFPNDSADERGLLVYLNSTVFALIREVGSRVNLGDGAAKTEGIDWEQMPVPDSPTLKKLGAHWHLLERIMNRAMQPIAIEVRRPDRQTLDAAVMKTLGIDDQSLQEMLYEGITGLVEERIQLAQSRKRVRIQKVARDIEKLKDQIVEDLFPDGTKRFPDAFVDAKAMTNAEEVSVPDGTLRLGPSFFGRCEVVSDNGQRIELEDEDTAAFIVYSQRPNLHIIRIPASRAAVRRANTLYESYLQRTCKLVEAHIFERTLDHKLSELLTRQILEELGITLARK